A single Glycine soja cultivar W05 chromosome 14, ASM419377v2, whole genome shotgun sequence DNA region contains:
- the LOC114385064 gene encoding uncharacterized protein LOC114385064 translates to MAMVRCFSLLPVRKDKHKGNERSSKEDFNTLLAKLQSTKKITSESTTFDAIGIQKNSRFNATRIMTLESPVKAEAHETYKDEDSPLIKRELSDFDLQDHEAVASNAYDTTDKKVEYPILYENQVNNELEDKNDRYSQKSVDTTESGHITDPGIGKADSWASPKFKRHFSNLEKFDEHGKITRHLPASKSKSFENFQELSAMVNLESPRSVMSHYSADRVLLKRHSSSQVLPSRSKKLWWKMILWSHRNTRRTLPSNSTLVPTSAALNSGYSSDTLELKQGKALRPVKSSDSITMESFNKRRIGKNIDNQRGSRFQSDQWIAFSTESSSFSRVDAWVKGLEIQQMLPEDDFDDDNARRSIVFPPSPNAGGSMMRTTSQLTYPDANLSKEALTAISVVQSLNPASTIAHISGIGVKAIPAISHLSNLRSVNLSNNFIVHISPGVLPKGIQTLNLSKNKISALEGLRELTKLRVLDLSYNRISRIGQGLSSCTLIKELYLVGNKLSDVEGLHRLLKLTVLELSFNKITTTKALGQLVANYNSLKALNLLGNPIQSNINDDQLSKAVCGLLPKVVYLNKQPLKANRTREILSDSVARAALGNSTRSCERRSVRRVGHGGSNLSRGNSRNASVSQKSMNRTRR, encoded by the exons ATGGCCATGGTTAGGTGCTTCTCTCTTTTGCCTGTGAGGAAGGACAAACACAAG GGGAATGAAAGGTCTTCAAAAGAGGACTTTAACACTCTACTTGCCAAACTACaatctacaaaaaaaataacatcagaGTCAACCACTTTTGATGCCATTGGTATTCAGAAAAATTCAAGGTTCAATGCGACGAGGATTATGACCCTTGAGAGTCCTGTGAAGGCTGAAGCACATGAAACTTATAAAGATGAAGATTCACCATTGATCAAGAGAGAACTCTCTGATTTTGATCTCCAAGATCATGAAGCTGTTGCAAGCAACGCATATGATACAACAGATAAAAAGGTAGAGTACCCCATTTTATATGAAAACCAAGTCAACAATGAATTGGAAGACAAAAATGATAGATACAGCCAAAAGAGTGTCGATACAACTGAAAGCGGACACATCACTGATCCTGGAATTGGCAAGGCTGATTCCTGGGCTTCTCCAAAGTTCAAGAGACACTTCTCCAACCTTGAAAAATTTGATGAGCATGGGAAGATAACTCGTCACTTGCCGGCTTCAAAGTCGAAGTCTTTTGAGAATTTTCAGGAGTTATCAGCAATGGTTAATCTTGAAAGCCCTAGGTCTGTGATGAGTCACTACAGTGCTGATAGAGTATTGTTGAAAAGGCACTCTTCAAGTCAGGTACTCCCTTCTAGAAGTAAAAAACTGTGGTGGAAGATGATCCTATGGAGCCACAGGAACACACGCAGAACTCTCCCTAGCAATTCAACACTAGTTCCTACTAGTGCTGCTTTAAATAGTGGATACTCTTCAGACACCCTTGAACTGAAACAAGGCAAGGCATTGAGGCCTGTGAAATCTTCTGATTCAATTACTATGGAATCCTTTAACAAAAGAAGAATTggtaaaaatattgataatcaaAGGGGGAGCAGGTTTCAAAGCGACCAATGGATTGCTTTCTCAACAGAATCATCTTCTTTTTCCAGAGTGGATGCATGGGTGAAGGGTCTCGAAATTCAGCAAATGCTTCCTGaggatgattttgatgatgacaatgccAGAAGAAGCATTGTCTTCCCACCTTCTCCTAATGCTGGTGGGTCAATGATGAGAACCACATCTCAGTTGACTTATCCAGATGCCAATCTTTCAAAAGAGGCTTTAACTGCGATTAGTGTAGTCCAGTCTCTAAATCCAGCTTCAACTATTGCTCACATATCTGGTATTGGTGTAAAAGCCATCCCTGCTATTTCACACTTATCCAATCTCCGCTCTGTCAACTTGTCAAATAATTTCATAG TTCACATCTCACCAGGAGTTCTACCAAAGGGTATTCAAACACTTAACTTATCAAAAAACAAGATCAGTGCCCTTGAGGGCCTCAGAGAATTGACCAAGTTGCGGGTACTTGACCTAAGCTACAACCGTATCTCGAGAATTGGACAAG GTTTGTCAAGTTGCACACTTATCAAAGAGCTATATCTTGTGGGGAACAAATTAAGTGATGTTGAAGGGCTACACAGGCTATTGAAGCTAACAGTTCTAGAGTTGAGCTTCAACAAGATCACAACAACAAAAGCATTAGGCCAGCTAGTGGCTAACTACAACTCACTTAAGGCCCTTAATCTCCTTGGAAATCCGATTCAAAGCAATATCAATGATGACCAGCTTAGCAAAGCAGTCTGTGGTCTCCTTCCAAAGGTGGTGTACCTGAacaagcaaccccttaaggccaATAGGACACGCGAAATATTAAGCGATAGTGTTGCCAGAGCTGCACTCGGGAACAGCACACGGAGCTGTGAAAGAAGATCAGTAAGAAGAGTTGGCCATGGAGGATCAAATCTTTCCAGAGGGAATAGTAGAAATGCCAGTGTTTCCCAGAAAAGCATGAACCGGACAAGGAGGTGA